The Cetobacterium somerae sequence GCTATTTCACCAAAAATTTTACAAGTATTTTCAATAAAATATTCATCTACAGTTATTCTTTTTCCTGTTCTTAAATTAAATATTTTAACTATTTCTTTTTCTATTGATTCAGGTATCTCTGTCATATAATCATGCAAATAATCATTTCTAATTTTTCTAACAATTCCAATAAAATTTCTCTCATTTTCATCTAAAGAAAATCTATTTTTCATTGCTTCTTCTAAAAATAAAATATAACTATTTAAATAAGACATATTTTTATTTTGAATCTCCTCTAAATCTAAGTGCTTATCATACGCAATATCCTTAGTTATATTTTTCAATAAAACTTCAAATATCATAAAAATATTTAACAGGTTACTCATATGATGTATCTCTTTAAAAGCGTTATTATTTATAAAGTAACACTTACTATATTTAGAAAATTCTTTTTCATTATCTCTTGTAGAAGTTAAAGATTCTCTAGAAACTTTTTGATATTCTTTTAAAAAAATGCTATTTATACTATACATTCTGTATATTGTAGTCATTCTTATTTCAAACTCTTCAAAAAACTTTGCACTTTCATCATTTACTACAAAATAGGGATTAGGTTCACATGGAATTGTCTCTATTTGTATGCAAATATTCTTTAAATAATCTCCACTTTTCTCTTCTTTATGTTCACAGCTTTTACATCCACAATTTTCGCTATTACACTGTATTTTTTTTTCATTATTTTCTTCTATTTTTACAACTTCTTGATCCTTTTTTTTTGCAAAAATTCTTTTAAAAAATTCCATGATTCACCTCTGTTTTCTAAAGACTTCTATACCAATTCCAAGCTGTTTCAATTATTTTTTCAACATCTGTATACTCAGGCTTCCATCCTAATACATCTCTTGCTTTTTCGCTAGCTGCTACTACTGATGCTGGATCCCCTTCTCTTTTTTCAACTACCTCTGATTTTATATCAACATTTGTAACCTTTTTAGCTGCATTCAGCATCTCTAAAACTGAAAATCCATTCCCATTTCCTAAGTTATAAATTCCACTGATATTTTTATCTAATGCTGGTAAAGCAGCAATATGTGCTCTTACTAAGTCAACTACATGAATATAATCTCTTATACCAGTCCCATCTTTTGTTGGATAATCATCTCCATAAATACTTAATTTTTCTCTTTCTCCTTTTGCTGCCTGTAAAATTATTGGAATTAAAGCTGTTACACCATCACCTTTTTGTCCTATATGATATTTTTCATGAGCTCCTCCAACATTAAAATATCTAAATATAGAATAATTTATTCCATAAGCTTTTGCTGCATCTATTATAACTCTTTCAGCCATTAATTTACTAGCTCCATATGGGTTTATTGGAGCCGTTGGATAATCTTCATATACTAGCCCATCGCATTTAACTTCACCATAAACTGCAGCAGTTGATGAAAAAATTATATTTTTTACATTATATTTTCTCATAACTTCAACTACATTCATAACTCCATAAGTATTATTAAGATAATATTTATTTGGTTCAAAAACACTTTCACCAACTTTTATATAACCTGCAAAATTCATTACCGCATCTATTTTATTTTCTTCAAAAATATTTTCAAAGGAATTTATATCTCTTATATCTCCTTGATAAAACTTTGCTCTCTTATCAACTAATTCTATATATCCATTTTCTAAATTGTCTAAAACAATAACATTATACCCTGAATCTAATAATTCTACCACTGCGTGACTTCCTATATAACCCGCGCCACCAGTAACTAATATATTTTTCATATAACACCTCTCTACAATTTAATTTTATCTATTAAATTATAGCACAATTTTACAAAAAATAAAAAAAGATTGGCAACTTCCTATCCTCCCAGGGGGCTGCCCCCCAAGTACTTTCAGCGTTTATGGGCTTAACTTCCAGGTTCGAAATGTTACTGGGTGTACCTCCATAGCTATCGTTGCCAATCAATATTTATTTGTGTTCTTGAACACTTGAAACTATATAGTAGTATATTAAGGTTAAAACTTCGATATATTAGTATTGGTCAGCTAAAAGTCTCACAACTCTTACACCCCCAACCTATCAACCTCCTAGTCTCGAAGGTATCTTAAAGAGTACTTATCTTGAAGTCAGTTTCCCGCTTAGAT is a genomic window containing:
- the galE gene encoding UDP-glucose 4-epimerase GalE, translated to MKNILVTGGAGYIGSHAVVELLDSGYNVIVLDNLENGYIELVDKRAKFYQGDIRDINSFENIFEENKIDAVMNFAGYIKVGESVFEPNKYYLNNTYGVMNVVEVMRKYNVKNIIFSSTAAVYGEVKCDGLVYEDYPTAPINPYGASKLMAERVIIDAAKAYGINYSIFRYFNVGGAHEKYHIGQKGDGVTALIPIILQAAKGEREKLSIYGDDYPTKDGTGIRDYIHVVDLVRAHIAALPALDKNISGIYNLGNGNGFSVLEMLNAAKKVTNVDIKSEVVEKREGDPASVVAASEKARDVLGWKPEYTDVEKIIETAWNWYRSL